From a region of the Trichocoleus sp. FACHB-46 genome:
- a CDS encoding BamA/TamA family outer membrane protein: MRVPTLALCTLAAVAGWDLTHQASAGQAPKAVVPQPTANNFVVPAETTAPTPVEAIAPPETLVAQQFSESTTQPSDSAQYYQQYQPAVVVPTAPVESQTRPASFPAPTTTAPTPTTTARPNAIAPSPQVAATPSRTTTPPKTNNANGNLVVTATDVKIVGVNEELQQVVRNVIRTRPGGTTSQSQLQDDVSRILNSGLFANANVSSRSNATGLDVTYQVTPVVVRSLQLTGAKVLTPAIAQELFATQLGNQISPAALDQGGRNINNWYKQNGYSLARVVAIEPSQNGVVTVEVAEGTVGKINFLFVNDKGETVDEEGKTIQGRTQESFLRREIQLQPGQTFREDVVRQDLQRLYQLGLFDNAEITLNGDSRQVDVTYNLTERPPRAVNVGAGYSEDSGIYGTVNYQDQNIGGVGQSVGGNVLVGRRDVQFDVNFKSPYRVSQPDKIGYQVDAFRKRGLSSTFNEDIGLPNGDKVREGKFGGGVTLQRPLGDWQGSVGLNYTRTSIRDSDGKISPVDELGNPLSFSGTGIDDLTTVSFGATRDRRNNPVNPTDGSVLTLSTAQSIPVGQGNILSNRLQANYTQYVPTRIINSSKKEPEVFAFNLQGGTTIGDLPPYSAFNLGGPNTVRGYGQGEVATGRSYVLASAEYRIPILTSPVSGVVFADFASDLGSGNTVPGDPGAVREKPGTGFGYGVGVRVKSPLGIIRADYGINDQGDDRLQFGLGQRF, translated from the coding sequence ATGCGTGTCCCAACTCTTGCACTTTGTACCCTAGCTGCTGTGGCAGGCTGGGATTTAACTCACCAAGCGAGTGCTGGTCAGGCACCGAAAGCCGTCGTCCCACAGCCTACAGCGAATAATTTTGTCGTCCCTGCCGAAACCACTGCACCCACGCCAGTAGAAGCGATCGCTCCGCCAGAAACCTTGGTGGCTCAGCAGTTTTCAGAGAGCACAACCCAGCCGAGTGACAGCGCCCAGTACTACCAGCAATATCAACCTGCTGTCGTAGTTCCAACGGCACCCGTTGAATCTCAGACTCGGCCTGCTAGTTTCCCTGCGCCAACTACAACTGCGCCAACTCCTACAACCACGGCTCGCCCCAACGCGATCGCCCCATCTCCGCAAGTCGCTGCCACACCCAGCCGAACGACTACGCCACCCAAAACCAATAACGCCAATGGGAATTTGGTGGTGACTGCGACCGATGTAAAAATCGTAGGGGTCAACGAAGAACTGCAACAAGTAGTACGCAACGTGATCCGCACCCGCCCAGGCGGCACCACGAGCCAAAGTCAGTTGCAAGACGATGTCAGCCGCATTTTGAATAGTGGGTTATTTGCCAACGCCAATGTTAGTAGCCGCAGCAATGCCACAGGCTTAGATGTCACCTATCAAGTCACGCCAGTGGTGGTGCGATCGCTGCAATTGACTGGGGCGAAGGTACTCACTCCTGCGATCGCTCAAGAATTGTTTGCGACTCAGCTCGGCAATCAAATTAGCCCTGCCGCGCTCGATCAAGGAGGGCGCAACATTAACAACTGGTACAAGCAAAATGGCTACTCCTTGGCGCGGGTGGTTGCCATTGAACCCAGCCAAAACGGCGTTGTTACCGTAGAAGTGGCTGAAGGAACGGTTGGTAAAATCAACTTCCTCTTCGTCAATGACAAAGGAGAAACTGTCGATGAGGAAGGCAAAACGATTCAGGGTAGAACTCAAGAGTCGTTCCTGAGACGAGAAATTCAGTTACAGCCAGGGCAAACCTTCCGAGAAGACGTAGTTCGCCAAGATTTACAACGACTGTACCAACTAGGTTTGTTTGACAACGCCGAAATCACATTGAACGGTGATTCGCGGCAGGTGGATGTTACTTACAACCTGACCGAGCGTCCACCGAGAGCGGTGAATGTAGGAGCAGGCTACAGCGAAGATAGCGGCATTTATGGCACCGTCAACTACCAAGACCAAAATATTGGTGGCGTCGGCCAGAGCGTCGGCGGCAATGTGCTAGTAGGTCGTCGGGATGTGCAGTTTGATGTCAACTTCAAGAGCCCTTACCGAGTTAGTCAACCCGACAAGATTGGCTATCAAGTCGATGCCTTCCGCAAACGGGGTCTCTCCTCCACCTTCAACGAGGACATCGGCCTACCTAACGGCGACAAAGTTCGCGAAGGCAAATTTGGGGGTGGTGTCACGCTCCAAAGACCGCTAGGAGATTGGCAAGGTTCGGTGGGACTAAACTACACCCGCACCAGCATTCGCGATAGTGATGGCAAGATTTCGCCAGTGGATGAGTTGGGTAATCCTCTATCCTTTAGTGGCACGGGCATTGATGACTTGACGACGGTTTCGTTTGGGGCCACGCGCGATCGCCGGAATAACCCAGTCAACCCCACCGATGGTTCGGTGCTAACACTCAGCACCGCCCAATCAATTCCTGTGGGGCAGGGCAATATTCTCTCGAATCGCCTGCAAGCGAACTACACGCAATATGTCCCCACCCGCATCATTAATTCCAGTAAGAAAGAGCCAGAAGTATTTGCCTTCAACCTGCAAGGGGGAACCACAATTGGTGATTTGCCTCCCTACAGCGCTTTTAACTTAGGTGGTCCGAATACAGTGCGAGGTTACGGCCAAGGGGAAGTTGCCACAGGACGCAGCTATGTCTTGGCCTCAGCGGAATACCGCATTCCAATTCTGACCTCACCTGTGAGTGGAGTCGTGTTTGCTGACTTCGCCTCCGATTTAGGCTCTGGGAACACGGTTCCTGGCGATCCAGGAGCAGTGCGGGAGAAACCAGGTACTGGATTTG
- a CDS encoding DUF2062 domain-containing protein, with amino-acid sequence MKQWQRGLRYLYLRFVRLQATPEQISRGFALGIFWGMFPLPGLQMAIAVVSAAVVRGSKLAAAAGTWFSNPLTTLPLTAFNFHVGQSVLGREWEDLPTENLRSLDSFLALGTDFITGYLMGCLIVGLAFAVVSYFVGIPVVDAIQRRNAARRLKRRKARFYKPLKYRDRSQLH; translated from the coding sequence ATGAAGCAGTGGCAACGGGGGCTCCGTTATCTTTACCTGAGGTTCGTCCGGTTGCAAGCGACACCTGAGCAGATCTCGCGGGGATTCGCCTTGGGGATTTTTTGGGGGATGTTTCCGCTACCCGGATTGCAAATGGCGATCGCAGTTGTGAGCGCAGCCGTTGTTCGTGGCAGTAAATTGGCGGCAGCAGCAGGAACTTGGTTCAGCAACCCTTTGACGACTCTGCCGTTAACTGCATTTAACTTTCATGTTGGACAGTCAGTGCTAGGGCGAGAGTGGGAAGATTTGCCAACGGAAAATTTGCGATCGCTCGATAGCTTTCTTGCCTTAGGCACGGACTTTATTACTGGCTACTTGATGGGCTGTTTGATTGTCGGGCTGGCCTTTGCAGTAGTTAGCTATTTCGTGGGTATTCCAGTCGTTGATGCAATTCAGCGGCGCAATGCGGCTCGCCGATTAAAGCGACGGAAGGCACGTTTCTATAAGCCTTTGAAGTATCGCGATCGCTCCCAGTTGCACTAA